The window cCCGACCGCACCCTGTCACCCAGCTTTCCTGGAAGTCCAACCCCCAGACATGCTTCCAAGCCCTACTGCAAGAAACCCTACGTTAGTCCTTCTAATTCCCCGAAACTCCGCCTCCTCGCGACGATTCTCCGCTAACTCTTGTCTATCAAAAAGCTTATCTCCCAAAAGGGCAAAACCCTGCCCCTCGCAGAACTACTGTGTTCGAATTCGTGAAGCCACGCCTCTCTAGGGGCTCCGCCCCCTGGGAGCGCCGCCCCTTCCTTAATCCACGTCTGATTGTCCAGAAGCCTCGTCTCCTGGAAGTCTGAAGCTCGCGTCCTAGGGGACCACGCCCCCTCAGGAGCTTTATTCCTGTGGGACCCAGGTCATCACCTCAGAAACTTTGTCTTCAGTCCCAGAAACTCCACCTGCTTATATTTCCCTCTCCTGTTTCTCTTTTGGGCCTTaggctcagttttcctgagctcTCACGCTCCACTGAGCTGGCTCTGAGGAGTGCGAGATTAGAGGCagcccttttcctcttccttaccCCCTTCCAAGGGTGGATCTACTTGAAGGGGGCTGGACTTGGGGTTTGGCACGAGATTGGGAGACAGACTTGCTCATAGATTCCTAGCCCCACTCCCTGAGTTTCCCTTCCCAGGACTGACTCCACCCCAGAAACAGCTGTATGTCTCATACCTGTACCTGGGGAGCTGGGTGGGGTCATGGATTTGCTGGTGTGTGACAGGAGTGAAAGTTTTCTACCACCAGAAAACGGTGGCTTGGAGTGGGTATAGGGGACAGTGgcctttttgctgtttttttaagggactcctcagcccccaccacttctctggctctttccctcctcctcaccagAGTTATTGTCTGGGCATTCCTCCTGGTCCCGCTTGCCCAGCCTTCCCTTCTGGAAACATTCCTGAGGCTTTCGCCATTTCCTGCTGCTTCCCACTGctcttgcctcctcctccctgctgggCTGAGAAGCCACATGCAGCTTCTCCCCCTCGCCCAATCACCCCGTCTCCCAGTAGGCAATCTCCTTTTTCCCTATGCAAATGTAAGGagccctccttcctctttctttttttccaaatgtccATACCTGTTGGTCATTCCCTGCCTCTGGATCCTGCAGGCTCCCACAGAACTCTCATCTCTAAAGATGAGGACAGCCTGGTGTTTGTGAGTCAAGGGTGTGAGGCTATGGTGGAATCgtttcctcattctttctgtGCCTGAGTGCCTGGGCCTTAGGAAATGCAGTGACAGAATTCCTTCTCAGGAGAGGTGAATGGAGTGACACAGCTCTTCTTGGATGAGGACTACGGGGAGGTGAAAGAGTTGAGCACAGTATCTAACACGTTTTAAGTGTTAGTACGGGCAGTCACTGTAATCATATGattatttgtgactttttatCTTCTGAAGTAAATCTAAGGATAGGGTAATTCTGAGGTGAGCCTGGGGgggtatatgtatattttactactaCTATTTTGGTCACTTTCCAACTTCCTCTGTGGCCCCCTGAAGCAGAGCTGTGGCAGGAAATGTGGGTGAAAGGAATGGGTTTGGGACTGTTCCCCGTGTCCAGCCTCTGCCCATCTTCTGTCACCCTTTTCTCCTGTACTTAGCACAGATTTGTCTTCTGCCCCCTCTATCCCTTCATGGCCTGTAGCCCCCACTTCTCTTGGAGAATTGTTTCGctttcccacctcctccagccagACCCTGCCCTTGATGTGAGGGGCACTTTGCTCTATGGTGGACCCTTGCACCCTCCCCAGTGACACTGCAAGAGGAGGGGTATGAGCATAACCTGTCAGGCCCAGGAAGCTGAAGTCAGTGTCAGTGCCCCGCCCCCTGACAGCTTGCTTTGCTAACTAGGCCTGTGGAAAGAGGGGCAGAAGAGTGCTTGGCCAGGAGCGAGCGCTCCTTGGGATGGTAAGTGCCATGCATAGAGAACAAGTCTCCACCAGCTTGTCTCCTCTGCTCCAGCTTCTGCCTGGTGGCTCCCTGATGCAGCGCTCAGGTTGGACTTTATTCCCCTTACTTCACCAGCTTTGTCCTACCTCTTGGGCCCTCTCTCCATCCGCTGGgacctcttccttcctttccccatttctttAGCTCCAGTCCACAGCTGTTGTAACAGAGGATGCTAATGGCCCAGGCTCCCTGGGGCCACCGCCCCACTGTGTGGCAGTGGTGGGGggtggcctgggctggaggaTGGGGGAATTTGAGTGTTCAACCAGGACAGGAAGGGAAATGCTGAGCTCAGGGATCCCCTCCCTTTTCCACCCCCagctgcctctgtttcctccctcATTCCCCACTACCCTCCCTCAGCTTCCTGCTCCCTTTGGCCTGCCCATGTCCGGTTTAGATTGATCCAGATCTCTtatctccctcctttcctctcactcCTTCATCCTTTCCTTGCACCCCCACTTTACTCCTCCTCAGATTACTAATTGTTTGTTTGGGGCAGGGGGGGCCTGGATAGTTCTACCCCTGCAAGAGTTCTAGGTTGGGGCAGTGGTGGGGGCTCAGCCCCTCAGAGCCTGTGAGTCAGCACTGTCCTTGGGATTGGTCTGTCCCTTTAGCTCCCCGCCCCTGGGGAGGAGCTAGGCAGCTCTAGGTCCAGCCTGTTCTCCTCTCAGCCAGAGAAGAGGCTCCACGCTGGGAAGAGATGGGGCCTGAAACTGTCTGGGTCTGAGTGGGGGAGCCGCAGCCACTcgtccttctccctccccaggacCCCTGAGATCCCTGGGCCATAGAGGTCCGATCAGGCTAAGGGCCTGGGGATGCCCCCTGCCTGGCCCCCTTGCCCTGACTGGCAGGGGGGCCGGGCTGGGCAGCAGCCTCCCTCTCACTCCAGCCATGGATCTCCTGCCCCCCAAGCCCAAGTACAACCCACTTCGGAATGAGTCTCTGTCATCGCTGGAGGAGGGAGCTTCAGGGTCCACCCCAACGGAGGAGCTACCTTCCCCATCAGCTTCGTCCCTGGGACCCATCCTGCCACCTCTGCCTGGGGACGACAGTCCCACTACCCTGTGCTCCTTCTTCCCCCGGATGAGCAACTTGAAGCTGGCCAACCCGGTTGGGGGGCGCCCGGGGCTGAAGGGGGAGCCAGGAAGGGCAGCCGAGGATGGGGAGGGGATCTTAGGGGCAGCCATGCTGGACTCAGGCCCCTTGCCCCTCCTCCAGGACATGAACAAGCTGAGTGGAGGCGGCGGGCGCAGGACTCGGGTGGAAGGGGGCCAGCTGGGGGGCGAGGAGTGGACCCGCCACGGGAGCTTTGTCAATAAGCCCACGCGGGGCTGGCTGCATCCCAACGACAAAGTCATGGGACCGGGGGTTTCCTACTTGGTTCGGGTGAGTGAACATACTCCCTCCTACTCCCTCCCAGACCCCTCCAGTTTCTCTGCTCACTccagctcttttttttcctgctcttcccCAGCAACTCCCTTGGTTTCAGTGTCCTGTTTGTTAAACCTTTCTTGCCCCTCCTCCCATTCTGTAGCCCCTTCCTTTCCAGCTCTGCCTGTGCCCCCTTCCTTCTTGTGactcccccgcccccgccctgccatgcttagcacaatgcccagcacatcGAAGGCCTTAGTAAGTGATGGAATGAGTGACTCCTGATGGTCCCCTCCAGTCTCCTCCCCCTTTCTGGAGATGTCACTCCATCCCACCCAATGCCTGCCCCTTCCCTCCAAATTCTCTTACCAGATGCATGAGATCCTCCTAGCctgccctttccttctctcctcattcCCTGTTGTCTTGCATGTTGTGGGATGTAGCCACGGGCAGTGggcagaacttcttcatcttccctTCCCTTAGGGACCACGTAGGGGAAAGTCCTAGGGCCCTTTGTGAGAGGGTTGGGGGGAGGCGGCTGACTTGtcctcccatccctcccctcaGTACATGGGCTGTGTGGAGGTCCTGCAGTCAATGCGCGCCCTGGACTTCAACACCAGGACTCAGGTCACCAGGTtagtggggaggggggtggattATGGAAGTCCTGGGATTAGTGAGGGGAGGTGGGAAATGGGTCACTTGGTGGTGGTGCTAGTGATGGCTTATCTTTGGGTGGTAGAAGGGATTCAGAGAAAGTTAGGAGAGTAAGTCTAAGTCTGAATGAGACGAGGCAACTCTGGCCTGGATACTGCTTACTTATCCAGCCTTAGGAGTCGTGggggaggtggcagaggcagCTGGCAGCTGGAGCTTGAGTAGAAAATGGGGGTAGATGGAAGGTTGCTGCCGCCTTTGGGAAGGGAATGGGACATTTGGTAGCTGGAAAGGGGTGGGGCCGTACCCATTGAGGCCCTAACCCAATCAGCCAGGAAGCGGCCTCTCAGTGTCATCAAATATTAAAGGCCCTTAATTCAATCCACCACGACAAAGAGCCTGGAGTGCCCCAGGAGTCTGGCctggccttcccctcccccagccctgtggcagccccagcagagtGTGAGGCAGGCTCTGGGTCTGAGTACCCCTCTTTCCCCAGGGAGGCCATCAGTCTGGTGTGTGAGGCTGTGCCGGGTGCTAAGGGGGCCACAAGGAGGAGAAAGGTACCTGGGGTCGATGGGCTAGGGGTGCTGCTGGAGATGTAGAGGAGCGGGGGAAGGCAGGTGGGGAGCAGGATTGGGGTGGTCTCCTGGTGTCAGGAACCCCCAGCTTCTGAGACGCTTgggcccttccccagccctgtaGCCGCCCACTCAGCTCTATCCTGGGGAGGAGTAACCTGAAATTTGCTGGAATGCCAATCACTCTCACGGTCTCCACCAGCAGCCTCAACCTCATGGCCGCAGACTGCAAACAGGTTGGTGGGGTTGGGCAAGGGGACCAGAAACACTGATGAGAGGGCTAAGCGGGGACCTGGTTATGATGACAAGAAGCTAGGAGAGGAGGCTTGGGCGCAGCAGGATAGTAGGGAAGAAGGAAATTAAGAGGACATAGAGTAAGAAGCCAAGAAGATGAGACTGTGTTTCCAGGGTTCTGGGACAAGGGTGGGGGGCAGCCAGGTGGGTCCTGAGGCTGCCTGACACATGTcgttcctttccttctccaccccCTGCCCTACCCTCAGATCATTGCCAACCACCACATGCAATCTATCTCGTTTGCGTCCGGCGGGGACCCGGTGAGTTGGGGGACGGAGCAGAGGTGGTGGGAGAAGAaagggccaggcactggggagacaCTGGCTAGAGAAGTGGGCGTGCTAGGATTGGGGCAATTATCTGAAGAGGACTGGGTTTTAGGGGTCAGGAGTGAGGTGGGGCTGCAAGATTTAGCTAACTGTCCTCTTCTGACTCTCTCCACCCCAGGACACAGCCGAATATGTTGCCTATGTTGCCAAAGACCCGGTGAATCAGAGAGGTGAGGCATGGTGGGGAGCACTGGGTGGGGCCAGCTGTCCATGAGGCAGGTGAGCAGGACCCAGGGAGCTAAGCAGGGCCTCCTGCCGAGGAGGACAAGGGCCCctgtctgcctcctcccagcAACCCCACCTCAGAGCTCACTGACAGCCTCTTTTGTGCCCCCAGCCTGCCACATCCTGGAGTGTCCCGAGGGGCTTGCTCAGGACGTCATCAGCACCATTGGCCAGGCCTTTGAGTTGCGCTTCAAACAATACCTCAGGAACCCGCCCAAGCTGGTCACCCCCCACGACAGGTGAGTGGGTGAGGAGGGTGTGGGGCAGCTCTTGGGCCCCAGACTGAAACTAGGAAAGTAGGTCTGCTCTTCCCACACTtgagctcagagaggtgcagGGAAGGAAATAACCTGTGTGCCCCTGCTTCCCACTTCCTGCTATTCTTAAGTTTCCTGTGGCCATCAGGAAAGTCTTTTGAGGCCCTGCCTACTGCAGGGCCAGCTCTTCCTCTCATGTGCCCGTGGTGGAGCTGTAGTCCAGGACCTTCACACTGCAACTCTTCCCTGGCTAGATGGACCTTTCTAGTCCCAGCTGCCTCATTTCTGGCTTATCCCTCTTTCTTGCCCATTTCTCTATCCTTAGTTCTTTGTTTTCCTGCCCCTAGAAGCCATCAAGAATTTGCATGAGGGAGGGTGTCTCTTTCCTGAGATCCCTACCTTTCCCACCTCAGGCCAGTAGATATTGAGTGTTTAGGGGAGGTTAAAGTATTCTGGAGCACCCCCCTCCTGGCTACTTAGTACTTCTCCTCCCTCTTGGGAGATGGCATAATGATCAAGGGCATGAACTTTAAAGTCAAATCTGAATTTACATCTCAGCTCCACCACCTTTTagttgtgactttgggcaaatttttTCACTTCTGaccctcattttcctcatctataaaattgggaaggaaataatacctaccttacagGGTTGCCAGGAGGAGGAAATGAACACCCAGCCTCAGGCCTACCCCACAAGAAATGCTCACTACATGGCCACTATtctgttcccctcccccatcctcccacccacaCTCCTCACTCCCTCTTGTCCCTCTCAGGATGGCTGGCTTCGATGGCTCAGCttgggatgaggaggaggaagagccacCCGACCATCAGTACTATAACGACTTCCCTGGGAAGGAACCCCCTCTTGGGGGGGTGGTGGACATGCGGCTTCGGGAAGGAGCCCCCTCGGGGGCTGCTCGACCCACTCCGCCCAGTGCCCAGACTCCCAGCCACCTGGGAGCTACGCTGGTAAGTTGCTTGGATGGAGGGGGGCCCGGGATGGGAGTGGCTGGTTAGTGCCTCTGGTCTTACCTTATTTTTGTCCCTGCAGCCTGTGGGGCAGCCTGTTGGGGGAGACCAAGAAGTCCGCAAACAGATGCCACCTCCGCCACCCTGCCCAGGTATGAGGGGAGCTGAGAGGGGCAGAACCAGGGGTGCAGGAGGCAGGGCCGGGGTCACTGTAAAGCTCCCCTTTCCTCAGCAGGCAGAGAGCTCTTTGATGATCCCTCCTATGTCAACGTCCAGAACCTAGACAAGGCCCGGCaagcagggggtggggctgggccccCCAATCCTGCCATCAATGGCAGCGCACCCCGAGACCTCTTTGACATGAGTGAgtgctcctctctcctttctgcatCTCTGTCTTCCCACTTGGTTCCTCTTCTCCTGCCTGTCTGCTCCTTCCTTCTTGGCCTCCCCTCCCTGAAGGTCTGGATCTGGGCATGTGTTGTGTCAgctgcctctcccagccctcTCTCTGTACCCCTAGAGCCCTTCGAAGATGCCCTTCGGGTGCCTCCACCTGCACAGTCAGTGGCCATGGCTGAGCAGCTCCGAGGGGAGCCCTGGTTCCATGGGAAGCTGAGCCGGCGGGAGGCTGAGGCACTGCTGCAGCTCAATGGGGACTTCCTGGTGCGGGAAAGCACGACCACGCCTGGCCAGTATGTGCTCACCGGCTTGCAGAGTGGGCAGCCCAAGCATCTGCTACTGGTGGACCCCGAGGGTGTGGTGAGTGgcaggggtgtgggtggggtggCAGAAAGGAAGGCGCAGTACCCTCCTGTGCagccctgttccttccctctttgcTTCCTAGACCTTCCCTGCTGGGCACCTCTCTATGGGCCTCCTGTTCTCACTGTGCCCGGCATCCTCCCCTCAGGGGCTTAGGGTTCCTTCCGTTCTCACATCCCTGAGCCTGAGCTGTGTTCCTTTCAGTCCTGGCCAGTCCTCACATCCTCTGACCTTATGCCCATCAGAGCTAGAAGGTGCTCATCTCACCTGAACTcctcatttgacaaatgaggaaaccatcCTGGAGAGGTTGTGATGCTCAGTGTCAGATGGTTAGAGGCTAGACACCCCAAGTCTCCCCTTGCAGGGGGAACCAGGggcctcccagctccctcagACTCAGGGCTCCGACCAGTGTCCTGTCTCCTATCTGCACTGCCCCACTGCCCCTCATCACTTTGGTCTCTTTTCTACAGCAATCTCAGCCTCCTTTCCACACCTCTTCTGTACTGTGTCCTCCTCTGAGACATGCCACCACCTTCCAGCTCAAAGGAGGAGTAAATGTCCCTCAGCTTCACGATGTCTGGGCTGATGTCCCCTCTGCCTTTTCCCAGTTCACTGACCTGCCCATTCCCATGGCTATCTCTAGCTTTTCTTTCTAGAGAAGTCTCAATGATTAGGACTGATGGCCCTCTCACCCCTGccatccttttctccttccttaacCCTCTTGAATATTCCAGCTTCCTCAGCCTTGGGGGCTGAGGTCTTATTTGACCCTTCACCTGAATTgaccctctccccacttcccaggTTCGGACAAAGGATCACCGCTTTGAGAGTGTCAGTCACCTCATCAGCTACCACATGGACAATCACTTGCCCATCATCTCTGCGGGCAGCGAACTGTGTCTACAGCAACCTGTGGAGCGGAAACTGTGATCCTTCCCTGTGCTCTCTCCCAGAAGACACCCTTCCACCCTTTTCACCCTATTCCCTGACTCTCAGGACCTCACTTGGGAGTGTTCTGTGGGCTTGGCTTTATGTAGGAGCTGGGGGTAGTGTGGACACTGGGTTCAGCATCCAGCTGACAGGCTTTGAGTCAGGAGCCTGGGGTAGAATCctgcttctccccaaacctcACCAAAGTATTAATGTACAGAGTGGCCCCCTTCCCTGGGCCTTTCCTGTGCCAACCTGATACCCCCTTCCCCAAGAAGGTGGGTGCTTGGGGCCTGGGCAGTGTGCCTCCTTGTATGGAAAATGCCCTGTGGTTATAGGCCCGGTGGAGCAATCACCTTTCCAGGGAAGGGGAAATGAATCACACTTTTGCTCTACCCCTGGCTCAGGGTGCCCTAGACCCTTCTCAACAACCCGCCCTCCCAGTGTTTAAACTTTGTGCCTTTGACCATCTCCTAGGTCTGAAGATATTTTATGCAAAGAGTTCTCGGGTCCCTGAGGTCAAGGACGGGTGCGGATACCTTCTTGGCCTCTGGGACCCTAtcctctccttgctcagcacccCCTCCATTTAGGCTGGGAGAACAGAGGCAGGAGTGGcagctgtcccctctccctggggATATGCAACCCTTAGAGATTGCCTCAGAGCCCCCCTTCCTGCCAGGGGGGAGATGGACCCCTCCCTTGCTCAGTGCCTCCTGGCCTGGAGCCCCTCGGCCCAGGGGTCTGTATATACATTTCGTAAGTCCCACCCTTCCATGTTGCATGCATGTTATACTCTACAGCCAAAGTGCAGCCCTGCCTCCTgtggcccccacccctgcctccccctgctgGGGTAGGGGTCTGGGGTATGGCTGGATTTGGGCCTCCTGAATGGTTAACTCTCCGAGGTGGATTTTGTGGCAGTGGCAGGAACAGGGGCAGTGAGACTCTAAAGCAGTAGACAATCTCCAAATGCCATCTGTAGATTTGGAActgcatttatttcttattttatataaaatatatatgcatatattttaggGCTGTAGATTTCCTTTCCTAATTTGTTTTCCATGGCTTATTCTTGAGCACAAAATGATAATAATCGATTACATTTATACGCCACCTCTTTGACTTTTCAAAGCCCTTTTACAACTATTGGATTTTCCTCATCCCAGCCTGTGAGGCAGTTTGGACCTGCAGCATTATCTTTTCTACAAGAGAGACCCGAGGCAGAGAAAGGTCGATCACGAGCTAGGACTAGGAAAACTTGGGCGTCTTACCGCGAGCCTGGGAGGCAGAAGTTTGGCTGAATGTTAACAGTTTCCCCCTTGGGAAGCTGAAAACCTGCAGTTATCGAGTACCTTCTACAGGCCGCGCCCTGCACGAGGCCTGGGCGGCCACAGCGACAGAGGAGCCGGCCCTGCTCTGTCTCTAGGCCTCGTGGCGAACCGAGAGTTGACTGTCTTAATCCTCgcctccttttttttgtttggatGTTTTCACGGGTCTCACTTAtaccaaagggaaaaaatcttCATTAAAGTCCATATTTCTTCTACCTCGGCCTCTTAGTCCCTGTCGCTGTCTATTGTTCGCCGTGGGCTCCCGGCGGCGGCCGGGGAGACAGGAGGTGGTGGCCACCTCGCAACGCGGCGTGGCCGAACCCGCCTGGCCTGGGGGGCGCCGAGGAGAGGCGCCGGGAGGGCGCGGCGCGGGGCCGTCGGCCGCGGGGAGGCTCGTGTCCAAGGAGGAGCCGGGGCCAGGCGGGGCGGGATCCCGACTCCCCGATGCCGACCCCTCGGCGGCCAGGGTTTCCCGGGCGCGCGCCTCGGCCGGCGCAGCCCCGCGGCGGCCCCCGCCAGGATGGTACGGTCCGGCCCAGGCGCCGCCGTCCGCCGCCCCCAGGGCAGGGGCGCGCGCTGCGCCCCCGCGCGAAGCGGCGCTGCCCCGGGGCTCGGCTGTGGGCCGGCGCCCGCTGCCTGCGCTGTGGGGGCGTCCTGCCCCGTCCCGCTCCCCCTCCGCGCCGCGCTCAGTGGTGGCGGCCGAGCTGAGTTCCGGTTCCTGTGGCTGCGGCCGCGGGCAGGCGGCGAGGCTGGGGCGAGCGCGCAGTTGGCGCTGGGGCTCGGCGCCTCCTCTCGCCGCGCCTCGGGGTGGCTGCAGCGCGGGGCCCTGCGCTGCCCCTGACTCCCCTTCCCGGCGATGGTGCAACCGGAGGGCGCGTCCGTCCCCCGCCGCCGCTGACCCCAGACCCCCACTCCATGGCCGCCCCGGCGCCGCCCCCACCGGACAAGCTGGAGGGAGGTGGCGGCCCCGCACCGCCCCCCGCGCCGCCCAGCACCGGGAGGAAGCAGGGCAAGGCCGGTGAGAGCGCTGAGAGGGCTGGATGCTGGAGAGGCTGTGCACTTGGGCGCCTcggagggagggtgggcaggtggggggaggtgTTGGTCCTTAGGCTGAGGGGCCTGATCTTAGGCAGTGAAGAGGATAGGTTGGTGAAGCTCTTCAGGGGTTGGGGGCGGGTGTCACGGATTGAGGACCCTAGAGTTTGGAGGCACATGGAATTCACGAGTCACTTGGGAGTCTGAGGGTGTCAAGAGATGGGATGTGTCTCATTTAACGAAAGAGGCAGCTGAGTGTAGTCATATCATTTATTATTACACTTTTGTTAGTGTTTGTTAAGTAAATAATGTACACTGAAGTTAGAAAGTTCCTCAGAGCacggctgggagagagaaggttCTGGAGGCCTCAGAGAGACTTGTGTCTGCCTTTTGCTGCTCTTCCAGGTCTGCAAATGAAGAGCCCAGAAAAGAAGCGAAGGAAGTCAAATACTCAGGTGAGTGGTGGCTGGTGGAGGGTAACCTAGCCGCCCCTCTGGGCACTCTTTACTCTGCTGCTCCAGTATCTGCTTGTATCTTGCATCAGGTGCAGGGAGAAGCGAAAGCTGTCCCTCTTGCTGTTTCTGGTCCTTTCCCTCAACTTCATAACACACTCATAGGGTGAGAATGAGATGATCTTATCAGTCAGGATTAGAATCTTTCTCTCTCCCGATTTTCCTGTCCTGGTTCCCTCAGGATGATGACACCCACCACTCACTGAGCGTTTTAGGTGCTAGGGATTGTGCTAAAGGTTTTAACAGTTTGGGAAGCTAGGCAttgtccctgttttacagatgaggaatctgaggcttaAAGAAGTTAAATATCTGCTCCAAGGTCTTGAGCTTATTCAGTGTCCGAGCTGGGTTCTGCCTGTTTCCAAAACACGGTTACCACACTGTGCTGgttctgctctctcctctgtttctctaTGGCATTCAAAGGTCCATCTTGATTTTAGATCTGAGCTGGCCAGTACCAGCCTCCAAAATGTGTATTGTGTTTCTGGTGCTCTCCCGGTTTAGCTTTGGGTCTCCCTCCATGACCCTCTTTCTCTCATCTGTTCCCCACTAGGGCCCTGCATACTCACATCTGACGGAGTTCGCGCCACCCCCGACTCCCATGGTGGATCACCTGGTTGCATCCAACCCTTTTGAGGATGACTTCGGAGCCCCTAAGGTGGGGGCTGCAGCCCCTCCATTCCTTGGCAGTCATGTCCCCTTTGGAGGCTTCCGTGTACAAGGGGGCATGGCAGGCCAGGTACCCCCAGGCTACGgcactggggctggagggggtcCCCAACCTCTTCGTCGACagcctccccctttccctcccaaCCCTATGGGCCCTGCTTTCAACATGCCCCCCCAGGGCCCTGGCTACCCACCCCCGGGTAACATGAACTTTCCCAGCCAACCCTTTAACCAGCCTCTGGGTCAAAACTTTAGCCCTCCTGGTGGGCAGAtgatgccaggccctgtgggggGATTTGGCCCCATGATCTCACCCACCATGGGACAACCTCCCAGAGGGGAGCTGGgccccccttctctccctcaacGCTTTGCCCAGCCAGGGGTGCCTTTTGGCCCTTCTCCTCTCCAGAGACCTGGTCAGGGGCTCCCCAGCCTGCCCCCCAACACAAGTCCTTTCCCTGGTCCAGACCCTGGCTTTCCTGGCCCCGGTGGTGAGGATGGGGGGAAGCCCTTGAATCCGCCTGCACCCACTGCTTTTCCCCAGGAGCCCCACTCAGGCTCCCCGGCTGCTGCTGTTAATGGCAATCAGCCCAGTTTCCCCCCAAACAGCAGTGGACGGGGTGGGGGCACTCCGGATGCCAACAGCCTGGCACCCCCCAGCAAGGCAGGTGGGGGTTCAgggccccagcctcccccaggcctggTGTACCCGTGTGGTGCCTGTCGGAGTGAGGTGAATGATGACCAGGATGCCATTTTGTGTGAGGCCTCCTGCCAGAAGTGGTTCCACCGCGAATGCACGGGCATGACTGAGAGCGCCTATGGGCTGCTGACCACTGAGGCCTCTGCTGTCTGGGCCTGCGATCTCTGCCTCAAGACCAAGGAGATCCAGTCTGTCTACATCCGCGAGGGCATGGGGCAGCTGGTGGCTGCTAACGATGGGTGATACTGGCGAGGCGGCCCAGGGAAGTGCATACGTCCCTCCCTGCTCATCCAGGGTGACTGTTTCCATGTCTGGCTCTTGGCCCTTGTTTCCACTGGCTTCCCATCCCCATGGGGCAGAAACACAATGGCTCCTGGGGGCAGAAAAGGAACTGAAGTGGGCAGGTGGAAGAGCCTGGATCACTCACCTTTCTGGAAACTTAACATGCTGAGATCTGTGGAGATCCAGGAAACCAAAGCCCTGCCGAGCAGAGCCATTTTTTGTGGCTATCTCTGGAGGCCTAGGGGTATGGCTGCAAGAGAAAAGAGGCTGGAGGAAGATTTGGAGGGCAGGGGTGTCCCCTCTGCAGATGATGGACGCCCCCAGCACCTGTGCCTAACACTCC of the Equus quagga isolate Etosha38 chromosome 13, UCLA_HA_Equagga_1.0, whole genome shotgun sequence genome contains:
- the SHC1 gene encoding SHC-transforming protein 1 isoform X4, which translates into the protein MDMNKLSGGGGRRTRVEGGQLGGEEWTRHGSFVNKPTRGWLHPNDKVMGPGVSYLVRYMGCVEVLQSMRALDFNTRTQVTREAISLVCEAVPGAKGATRRRKPCSRPLSSILGRSNLKFAGMPITLTVSTSSLNLMAADCKQIIANHHMQSISFASGGDPDTAEYVAYVAKDPVNQRACHILECPEGLAQDVISTIGQAFELRFKQYLRNPPKLVTPHDRMAGFDGSAWDEEEEEPPDHQYYNDFPGKEPPLGGVVDMRLREGAPSGAARPTPPSAQTPSHLGATLPVGQPVGGDQEVRKQMPPPPPCPAGRELFDDPSYVNVQNLDKARQAGGGAGPPNPAINGSAPRDLFDMKPFEDALRVPPPAQSVAMAEQLRGEPWFHGKLSRREAEALLQLNGDFLVRESTTTPGQYVLTGLQSGQPKHLLLVDPEGVVRTKDHRFESVSHLISYHMDNHLPIISAGSELCLQQPVERKL
- the SHC1 gene encoding SHC-transforming protein 1 isoform X2, with translation MDLLPPKPKYNPLRNESLSSLEEGASGSTPTEELPSPSASSLGPILPPLPGDDSPTTLCSFFPRMSNLKLANPVGGRPGLKGEPGRAAEDGEGILGAAMLDSGPLPLLQDMNKLSGGGGRRTRVEGGQLGGEEWTRHGSFVNKPTRGWLHPNDKVMGPGVSYLVRYMGCVEVLQSMRALDFNTRTQVTREAISLVCEAVPGAKGATRRRKPCSRPLSSILGRSNLKFAGMPITLTVSTSSLNLMAADCKQIIANHHMQSISFASGGDPDTAEYVAYVAKDPVNQRACHILECPEGLAQDVISTIGQAFELRFKQYLRNPPKLVTPHDRMAGFDGSAWDEEEEEPPDHQYYNDFPGKEPPLGGVVDMRLREGAPSGAARPTPPSAQTPSHLGATLPVGQPVGGDQEVRKQMPPPPPCPGRELFDDPSYVNVQNLDKARQAGGGAGPPNPAINGSAPRDLFDMKPFEDALRVPPPAQSVAMAEQLRGEPWFHGKLSRREAEALLQLNGDFLVRESTTTPGQYVLTGLQSGQPKHLLLVDPEGVVRTKDHRFESVSHLISYHMDNHLPIISAGSELCLQQPVERKL
- the SHC1 gene encoding SHC-transforming protein 1 isoform X1, with the translated sequence MDLLPPKPKYNPLRNESLSSLEEGASGSTPTEELPSPSASSLGPILPPLPGDDSPTTLCSFFPRMSNLKLANPVGGRPGLKGEPGRAAEDGEGILGAAMLDSGPLPLLQDMNKLSGGGGRRTRVEGGQLGGEEWTRHGSFVNKPTRGWLHPNDKVMGPGVSYLVRYMGCVEVLQSMRALDFNTRTQVTREAISLVCEAVPGAKGATRRRKPCSRPLSSILGRSNLKFAGMPITLTVSTSSLNLMAADCKQIIANHHMQSISFASGGDPDTAEYVAYVAKDPVNQRACHILECPEGLAQDVISTIGQAFELRFKQYLRNPPKLVTPHDRMAGFDGSAWDEEEEEPPDHQYYNDFPGKEPPLGGVVDMRLREGAPSGAARPTPPSAQTPSHLGATLPVGQPVGGDQEVRKQMPPPPPCPAGRELFDDPSYVNVQNLDKARQAGGGAGPPNPAINGSAPRDLFDMKPFEDALRVPPPAQSVAMAEQLRGEPWFHGKLSRREAEALLQLNGDFLVRESTTTPGQYVLTGLQSGQPKHLLLVDPEGVVRTKDHRFESVSHLISYHMDNHLPIISAGSELCLQQPVERKL
- the SHC1 gene encoding SHC-transforming protein 1 isoform X3, which produces MDLLPPKPKYNPLRNESLSSLEEGASGSTPTEELPSPSASSLGPILPPLPGDDSPTTLCSFFPRMSNLKLANPDMNKLSGGGGRRTRVEGGQLGGEEWTRHGSFVNKPTRGWLHPNDKVMGPGVSYLVRYMGCVEVLQSMRALDFNTRTQVTREAISLVCEAVPGAKGATRRRKPCSRPLSSILGRSNLKFAGMPITLTVSTSSLNLMAADCKQIIANHHMQSISFASGGDPDTAEYVAYVAKDPVNQRACHILECPEGLAQDVISTIGQAFELRFKQYLRNPPKLVTPHDRMAGFDGSAWDEEEEEPPDHQYYNDFPGKEPPLGGVVDMRLREGAPSGAARPTPPSAQTPSHLGATLPVGQPVGGDQEVRKQMPPPPPCPAGRELFDDPSYVNVQNLDKARQAGGGAGPPNPAINGSAPRDLFDMKPFEDALRVPPPAQSVAMAEQLRGEPWFHGKLSRREAEALLQLNGDFLVRESTTTPGQYVLTGLQSGQPKHLLLVDPEGVVRTKDHRFESVSHLISYHMDNHLPIISAGSELCLQQPVERKL